The following is a genomic window from Streptomyces sp. NBC_01381.
CACGCTCTCGCGCGGGGTGACGGCGGCAAGGCGGTGGTCGAGGAGCTCCTCGCCGCCGAGCGGAGCCGCCGCATGCTGCTCCTTCGGGCGCTCCATGACGGTCTTTCCGGGGGCGGCGCGTCGCCCGCCGCGGGTGGGGACACGATCTCGTACCGCGAGGCATGGGCCCTGCTTGAGCGTGCACAGGGGCGTTCGCCGGACGTCTTCGAGGACATCCTGATGTCTCCGCATACGGGGATGTGGCTGTCCCTGGCGTTGCGCAGGCTCAGGGGTGTGCCCGCCGAGGACGCGCCGCTGTGGGCGGTGGTGGGGCATCTGTCGGCGCTGGCCGCCGCTGCTGGGGCGCGGGCCGGACTCGACTTCTCGATCACCGTGCCGGTCCGCCGTGGCGTCGCGTTCCTGCCGACCCTGGGGTGTGCGGAACTTGAGGGCACGGAGCCGTGGGGCACGGCTCAAGTCGTCGGGCGGGACGGGCAGGTGCGGATCTCCGGGGCGCCGGGTGCTGTGGTGGTCCCGTCGGGTGCTGCTCGGGGCGGGCCGGGGTGGCACTCAGTGCGCCGACTTGAGCTCGGGGTGACGGAGCCTCAGAAGTGCCTGTCCCTAGAGGAGTTGGATCCCTACCGGACGTTTCCCCGCCCCACCGACCCGGTGCTGCTGTCCGCCGCCGACGCCCGGAGGTGGGAGGGCGTGCTCGCCGACGCCTGGGAGGTGCTGCTCCGGGACGAGCCGGAGACCGCCGAAGCCATGCGTGTCGGGCTGAAGTCGGTGACACCGACGCCGGCGAGAGAAAGGTTCCGGCCGCACAGCGTGACCGCCGGGGACGCCTTCGGGGGCGTGATGGCGTCACTTCCGGACGATGCCGCGCAGCTCGCCGCGACGCTGGTGCACGAGTTCCAGCACATCAAGCTGGGCGGTCTGATGCGGCTGCGGCCGCTGAACCTGAACGGGCCCGAGTCGGCCGAGGAGCTCTTCTACGCTCCCTGGCGTGACGATCCGCGCCCGCTGGGCGGACTGCTGCAGGGGATCTACGCCTTCGCGGGAGTCACCCGTTTCTGGCGGGCCCATCGGCACTCCGCCGATGCCGGGCGAGCCCCGCTGGCCCACTTCGAGTTCGCGCTGTGGCGCACCCAAGTGGCGTCCACGGTGGGCCTCGTACGGACGCACGAAGGGCTGACCCCGCTGGGGCGTCGCGTCCTGGAGGCCCTCGGCGAGCGCTGTGCGCGGTGGATGGGCGATGACGTGCCGTCCGCCGAGTTGGCGCTGGCCCAGGAGGTGGCCGCCGACCACCGGGCCCGCTGGCGGGCGCACCATCTGCGGCCGCCCGCCTCGGCCGTGGAGGAAGCAGTGCTTGCCTGGCAGCGCGGGGACGAGGAGCCCCCGGCGGGTCTCGCGGGCGAACCCGTTCTCGTACCGGACACGGAGAGCCGCTTCTTGGACACCGCGGCCGTCCTGGCCAGGCACCGGCTCAGCGGCGCCGACCGGGACATGTACGGAGTCGAGGGGGCCGACGAGGCCGACGTACTCCTGTGCCGCGGCGAACGGGCCGAGGCGCGGGACGCCTTCACCGCCCGTCTGACGGGCAAGGGCGCCCCGCTGGGCGCCTGGGCCGGTCTGGGGCGGTCCCTTGCCGGTGCGGCCGCCCACAGGGACGCCGCGCGGCTGCTGCGGCACTTCCCGGAGCGGGCCTGCGCCGTGCAGAGCGCTCTGGAGAGCGCCACCGGGCAGGGTGCCGATCCGGTGCGGCTCGCGGGGTGGTTGGGGCGTGCGGGGCTTTAGCGCCTGAGGGGACCGCGGGGCGGGTGGTGCCCGCCCCGCTCATGGCCTCCGGCGTCGCTACAGCGGCACCGGGTCGATGTCGCAGTTGGCGCGCTGTCCCGCCTTGGCCTGCAAGGTGGCCGGGTGCGGAGTGGCCGGCTCCGAGAGCAGCCGGGGTGCGTCGAGCACGCGCTCCATCCGCGCCAGGGTGTCGGCCCGCAGCGGGGCGCCCTCGGCCTCCTCGCCCAGCTCGATGAGG
Proteins encoded in this region:
- a CDS encoding HEXXH motif domain-containing protein → MPVRPAGSGQLPVHRLSAAGFHALARGDGGKAVVEELLAAERSRRMLLLRALHDGLSGGGASPAAGGDTISYREAWALLERAQGRSPDVFEDILMSPHTGMWLSLALRRLRGVPAEDAPLWAVVGHLSALAAAAGARAGLDFSITVPVRRGVAFLPTLGCAELEGTEPWGTAQVVGRDGQVRISGAPGAVVVPSGAARGGPGWHSVRRLELGVTEPQKCLSLEELDPYRTFPRPTDPVLLSAADARRWEGVLADAWEVLLRDEPETAEAMRVGLKSVTPTPARERFRPHSVTAGDAFGGVMASLPDDAAQLAATLVHEFQHIKLGGLMRLRPLNLNGPESAEELFYAPWRDDPRPLGGLLQGIYAFAGVTRFWRAHRHSADAGRAPLAHFEFALWRTQVASTVGLVRTHEGLTPLGRRVLEALGERCARWMGDDVPSAELALAQEVAADHRARWRAHHLRPPASAVEEAVLAWQRGDEEPPAGLAGEPVLVPDTESRFLDTAAVLARHRLSGADRDMYGVEGADEADVLLCRGERAEARDAFTARLTGKGAPLGAWAGLGRSLAGAAAHRDAARLLRHFPERACAVQSALESATGQGADPVRLAGWLGRAGL